In Montipora capricornis isolate CH-2021 chromosome 4, ASM3666992v2, whole genome shotgun sequence, a single genomic region encodes these proteins:
- the LOC138045903 gene encoding uncharacterized protein isoform X1, which yields MSNTRQKCYLVLVVPINEDSHCKQVDSRHYLLMTRSLSVIMASEHQDDRFGKEELYDVQAFSKSSYMELAAHLSQQHLNVKRTPSMIKDRKNPSYVPTVDPHSVEKQLPDVVSRGGVQETAPKAEIEKRLCSPLRQYLLQAAQGEATFPFTEGGEGDAVRNMMENAANSFCEYLRKNFRLFQDCHLLKTGSTYEGVKIGKPDEFDFMIEVPVLALSDAVVFQQSLGLSSNGRIPYKVYDKALFSDLFEYEASHFTIMGPVEQEAFMKVIFAKLFHAVETKFIQFLPTGWELMGVSDNFTTNPAVFGLSGINGPARMALTPCFVWHGVLFPSLKVTVDFSFAIPIVKPAEGPVKEDLGWKDGATKQKGEIGSELKKYVYDQLNYSSCGTHEDVTPAGNEFVPKSRSIDDTKHVKSVCCGAAILDQPESQSREHPFQEEDPSLLIPDVFHLLLADFTWCRASFSIQEQKIMKMFNTSDGQKVCMRLVKYLRDAFIAQVYDDKIRDLKPIISTYWLKTIMYCMYKKYRNVKKAWEFDHLHHRVLEVFETLLDCLGQSSLCHFFVPNYNLLWVKQPHELETVMNGVKSLLQLLHSLDKGEITIDQVEAQEREVMTENQKLLYEGRRSTLMEMLLTYGIYGTESDSDSDEELLSIHSFANQYLDGIAGHTVHITGKGQDILFFEDGVSVDIGIKEATAFLDEQREAFDTFVAEEDN from the exons ATGAGCAAT ACTAGGCAAAAGTGTTATCTTGTTCTGGTTGTACCAATCAATGAAGATTCACACTGCAAACAAGTGGACAGCAGACATTATTTACTAATGACAAGAT CCTTGTCTGTGATAATGGCTTCCGAGCACCAAGACGATCGGTTCGGAAAAGAAGAGCTTTATGATGTCCAGGCATTTTCGAAGTCATCGTACATGGAACTTGCAGCACACTTATCTCAACAACACCTTAACGTAAAGAGAACTCCTTCTATGATAAAAGATCGCAAGAACCCTTCCTATGTACCAACTGTTGATCCACATTCGGTAGAGAAGCAACTTCCAGACGTGGTGAGCAGAGGTGGTGTTCAGGAGACAGCTCCAAAAGCTGAGATTGAAAAACGGTTGTGCTCTCCGTTAAGACAGTACCTACTTCAAGCTGCTCAAGGGGAAGCCACCTTTCCCTTTACTGAAGGAGGTGAAGGAGATGCAGTGCGGAACATGATGGAAAATGCTGCTAACAGTTTCTGCGAATACCTGAGAAAAAACTTTCGCCTGTTTCAGGACTGCCACTTGCTCAAGACAGGAAGTACTTATGAGGGTGTTAAAATTGGAAAACCTGATGAATTCGACTTTATGATTGAAGTTCCAGTTCTTGCTTTAAGTGATGCAGttgtttttcaacaaagtttAGGCTTGAGTTCCAATGGAAGAATACCCTATAAAGTGTATGACAAAGCTCTATTTTCAGATCTTTTTGAGTATGAGGCATCTCATTTCACTATAATGGGGCCAGTGGAACAGGAAGCTTTCATGAAGGTGATATTTGCCAAACTTTTCCATGCGGTAGAGACAAAGTTTATTCAGTTTCTTCCTACTGGCTGGGAATTAATGGGCGTCAGTGATAATTTTACCACAAATCCTGCAGTTTTTGGATTGTCTGGCATTAATGGTCCAGCAAGAATGGCCTTGACTCCCTGTTTTGTATGGCATGGAGTATTGTTTCCTAGCCTAAAGGTAACAGTAGATTTTTCATTTGCTATTCCCATCGTCAAACCTGCAGAAGGACCAGTTAAAGAAGATCTAGGATGGAAAGATGGGGCAACTAAGCAAAAAGGAGAAATAGGGtcagaattaaaaaaatacgTTTATGACCAACTAAACTACTCTTCCTGTGGAACACATGAGGATGTTACTCCAGCTGGTAACGAATTTGTTCCAAAAAGTCGAAGTATAGATGACACAAAACATGTGAAGTCTGTGTGTTGTGGTGCTGCAATTCTTGACCAGCCTGAAAGCCAAAGTCGTGAACATCCTTTTCAAGAGGAAGACCCCAGTCTGTTGATTCCCGATGTATTTCATCTCCTTTTAGCAGATTTCACATGGTGCCGAGCGTCGTTTTCCATTCAAGAACAAAAGATCATGAAGATGTTCAACACTTCAGATGGCCAAAAAGTATGCATGAGATTGGTAAAGTATTTACGAGATGCCTTCATTGCACAGGTCTATGATGACAAGATCCGTGATTTAAAGCCCATTATTTCTACGTACTGGTTAAAGACAATCATGTATTGCATGTATAAAAAGTACAGAAACGTTAAGAAGGCGTGGGAATTCGATCATTTGCACCACAGGGTACTGGAAGTATTTGAAACACTCCTAGATTGCCTAGGACAGTCAAGTCTCTGTCATTTCTTTGTTCCAAATTATAACTTACTTTGGGTGAAGCAACCACATGAGCTTGAAACAGTCATGAATGGCGTGAAGTCACTTCTACAACTGTTACATTCCCTTGACAAGGGGGAGATCACCATAGATCAGGTGGAGGCGCAAGAACGTGAGGTGATGACGGAAAATCAAAAGTTGCTCTACGAAGGAAGGAGAAGTACCTTGATGGAGATGTTGCTAACATATGGCATATATGGAACGGAATCAGATTCCGATAGTGATGAGGAACTGCTATCTATACATTCATTTGCAAACCAATACCTTGACGGTATTGCAGGGCACACTGTACACATCACCGGAAAAGGACAAGATATCCTTTTCTTTGAGGATGGTGTGAGTGTGGATATTGGCATTAAAGAGGCAACTGCTTTTCTAGATGAACAACGAGAGGCTTTTGACACGTTTGTAGCAGAAGAGGACAACTAA
- the LOC138045903 gene encoding uncharacterized protein isoform X2, with protein sequence MTRSLSVIMASEHQDDRFGKEELYDVQAFSKSSYMELAAHLSQQHLNVKRTPSMIKDRKNPSYVPTVDPHSVEKQLPDVVSRGGVQETAPKAEIEKRLCSPLRQYLLQAAQGEATFPFTEGGEGDAVRNMMENAANSFCEYLRKNFRLFQDCHLLKTGSTYEGVKIGKPDEFDFMIEVPVLALSDAVVFQQSLGLSSNGRIPYKVYDKALFSDLFEYEASHFTIMGPVEQEAFMKVIFAKLFHAVETKFIQFLPTGWELMGVSDNFTTNPAVFGLSGINGPARMALTPCFVWHGVLFPSLKVTVDFSFAIPIVKPAEGPVKEDLGWKDGATKQKGEIGSELKKYVYDQLNYSSCGTHEDVTPAGNEFVPKSRSIDDTKHVKSVCCGAAILDQPESQSREHPFQEEDPSLLIPDVFHLLLADFTWCRASFSIQEQKIMKMFNTSDGQKVCMRLVKYLRDAFIAQVYDDKIRDLKPIISTYWLKTIMYCMYKKYRNVKKAWEFDHLHHRVLEVFETLLDCLGQSSLCHFFVPNYNLLWVKQPHELETVMNGVKSLLQLLHSLDKGEITIDQVEAQEREVMTENQKLLYEGRRSTLMEMLLTYGIYGTESDSDSDEELLSIHSFANQYLDGIAGHTVHITGKGQDILFFEDGVSVDIGIKEATAFLDEQREAFDTFVAEEDN encoded by the exons ATGACAAGAT CCTTGTCTGTGATAATGGCTTCCGAGCACCAAGACGATCGGTTCGGAAAAGAAGAGCTTTATGATGTCCAGGCATTTTCGAAGTCATCGTACATGGAACTTGCAGCACACTTATCTCAACAACACCTTAACGTAAAGAGAACTCCTTCTATGATAAAAGATCGCAAGAACCCTTCCTATGTACCAACTGTTGATCCACATTCGGTAGAGAAGCAACTTCCAGACGTGGTGAGCAGAGGTGGTGTTCAGGAGACAGCTCCAAAAGCTGAGATTGAAAAACGGTTGTGCTCTCCGTTAAGACAGTACCTACTTCAAGCTGCTCAAGGGGAAGCCACCTTTCCCTTTACTGAAGGAGGTGAAGGAGATGCAGTGCGGAACATGATGGAAAATGCTGCTAACAGTTTCTGCGAATACCTGAGAAAAAACTTTCGCCTGTTTCAGGACTGCCACTTGCTCAAGACAGGAAGTACTTATGAGGGTGTTAAAATTGGAAAACCTGATGAATTCGACTTTATGATTGAAGTTCCAGTTCTTGCTTTAAGTGATGCAGttgtttttcaacaaagtttAGGCTTGAGTTCCAATGGAAGAATACCCTATAAAGTGTATGACAAAGCTCTATTTTCAGATCTTTTTGAGTATGAGGCATCTCATTTCACTATAATGGGGCCAGTGGAACAGGAAGCTTTCATGAAGGTGATATTTGCCAAACTTTTCCATGCGGTAGAGACAAAGTTTATTCAGTTTCTTCCTACTGGCTGGGAATTAATGGGCGTCAGTGATAATTTTACCACAAATCCTGCAGTTTTTGGATTGTCTGGCATTAATGGTCCAGCAAGAATGGCCTTGACTCCCTGTTTTGTATGGCATGGAGTATTGTTTCCTAGCCTAAAGGTAACAGTAGATTTTTCATTTGCTATTCCCATCGTCAAACCTGCAGAAGGACCAGTTAAAGAAGATCTAGGATGGAAAGATGGGGCAACTAAGCAAAAAGGAGAAATAGGGtcagaattaaaaaaatacgTTTATGACCAACTAAACTACTCTTCCTGTGGAACACATGAGGATGTTACTCCAGCTGGTAACGAATTTGTTCCAAAAAGTCGAAGTATAGATGACACAAAACATGTGAAGTCTGTGTGTTGTGGTGCTGCAATTCTTGACCAGCCTGAAAGCCAAAGTCGTGAACATCCTTTTCAAGAGGAAGACCCCAGTCTGTTGATTCCCGATGTATTTCATCTCCTTTTAGCAGATTTCACATGGTGCCGAGCGTCGTTTTCCATTCAAGAACAAAAGATCATGAAGATGTTCAACACTTCAGATGGCCAAAAAGTATGCATGAGATTGGTAAAGTATTTACGAGATGCCTTCATTGCACAGGTCTATGATGACAAGATCCGTGATTTAAAGCCCATTATTTCTACGTACTGGTTAAAGACAATCATGTATTGCATGTATAAAAAGTACAGAAACGTTAAGAAGGCGTGGGAATTCGATCATTTGCACCACAGGGTACTGGAAGTATTTGAAACACTCCTAGATTGCCTAGGACAGTCAAGTCTCTGTCATTTCTTTGTTCCAAATTATAACTTACTTTGGGTGAAGCAACCACATGAGCTTGAAACAGTCATGAATGGCGTGAAGTCACTTCTACAACTGTTACATTCCCTTGACAAGGGGGAGATCACCATAGATCAGGTGGAGGCGCAAGAACGTGAGGTGATGACGGAAAATCAAAAGTTGCTCTACGAAGGAAGGAGAAGTACCTTGATGGAGATGTTGCTAACATATGGCATATATGGAACGGAATCAGATTCCGATAGTGATGAGGAACTGCTATCTATACATTCATTTGCAAACCAATACCTTGACGGTATTGCAGGGCACACTGTACACATCACCGGAAAAGGACAAGATATCCTTTTCTTTGAGGATGGTGTGAGTGTGGATATTGGCATTAAAGAGGCAACTGCTTTTCTAGATGAACAACGAGAGGCTTTTGACACGTTTGTAGCAGAAGAGGACAACTAA
- the LOC138045903 gene encoding uncharacterized protein isoform X3, giving the protein MASEHQDDRFGKEELYDVQAFSKSSYMELAAHLSQQHLNVKRTPSMIKDRKNPSYVPTVDPHSVEKQLPDVVSRGGVQETAPKAEIEKRLCSPLRQYLLQAAQGEATFPFTEGGEGDAVRNMMENAANSFCEYLRKNFRLFQDCHLLKTGSTYEGVKIGKPDEFDFMIEVPVLALSDAVVFQQSLGLSSNGRIPYKVYDKALFSDLFEYEASHFTIMGPVEQEAFMKVIFAKLFHAVETKFIQFLPTGWELMGVSDNFTTNPAVFGLSGINGPARMALTPCFVWHGVLFPSLKVTVDFSFAIPIVKPAEGPVKEDLGWKDGATKQKGEIGSELKKYVYDQLNYSSCGTHEDVTPAGNEFVPKSRSIDDTKHVKSVCCGAAILDQPESQSREHPFQEEDPSLLIPDVFHLLLADFTWCRASFSIQEQKIMKMFNTSDGQKVCMRLVKYLRDAFIAQVYDDKIRDLKPIISTYWLKTIMYCMYKKYRNVKKAWEFDHLHHRVLEVFETLLDCLGQSSLCHFFVPNYNLLWVKQPHELETVMNGVKSLLQLLHSLDKGEITIDQVEAQEREVMTENQKLLYEGRRSTLMEMLLTYGIYGTESDSDSDEELLSIHSFANQYLDGIAGHTVHITGKGQDILFFEDGVSVDIGIKEATAFLDEQREAFDTFVAEEDN; this is encoded by the coding sequence ATGGCTTCCGAGCACCAAGACGATCGGTTCGGAAAAGAAGAGCTTTATGATGTCCAGGCATTTTCGAAGTCATCGTACATGGAACTTGCAGCACACTTATCTCAACAACACCTTAACGTAAAGAGAACTCCTTCTATGATAAAAGATCGCAAGAACCCTTCCTATGTACCAACTGTTGATCCACATTCGGTAGAGAAGCAACTTCCAGACGTGGTGAGCAGAGGTGGTGTTCAGGAGACAGCTCCAAAAGCTGAGATTGAAAAACGGTTGTGCTCTCCGTTAAGACAGTACCTACTTCAAGCTGCTCAAGGGGAAGCCACCTTTCCCTTTACTGAAGGAGGTGAAGGAGATGCAGTGCGGAACATGATGGAAAATGCTGCTAACAGTTTCTGCGAATACCTGAGAAAAAACTTTCGCCTGTTTCAGGACTGCCACTTGCTCAAGACAGGAAGTACTTATGAGGGTGTTAAAATTGGAAAACCTGATGAATTCGACTTTATGATTGAAGTTCCAGTTCTTGCTTTAAGTGATGCAGttgtttttcaacaaagtttAGGCTTGAGTTCCAATGGAAGAATACCCTATAAAGTGTATGACAAAGCTCTATTTTCAGATCTTTTTGAGTATGAGGCATCTCATTTCACTATAATGGGGCCAGTGGAACAGGAAGCTTTCATGAAGGTGATATTTGCCAAACTTTTCCATGCGGTAGAGACAAAGTTTATTCAGTTTCTTCCTACTGGCTGGGAATTAATGGGCGTCAGTGATAATTTTACCACAAATCCTGCAGTTTTTGGATTGTCTGGCATTAATGGTCCAGCAAGAATGGCCTTGACTCCCTGTTTTGTATGGCATGGAGTATTGTTTCCTAGCCTAAAGGTAACAGTAGATTTTTCATTTGCTATTCCCATCGTCAAACCTGCAGAAGGACCAGTTAAAGAAGATCTAGGATGGAAAGATGGGGCAACTAAGCAAAAAGGAGAAATAGGGtcagaattaaaaaaatacgTTTATGACCAACTAAACTACTCTTCCTGTGGAACACATGAGGATGTTACTCCAGCTGGTAACGAATTTGTTCCAAAAAGTCGAAGTATAGATGACACAAAACATGTGAAGTCTGTGTGTTGTGGTGCTGCAATTCTTGACCAGCCTGAAAGCCAAAGTCGTGAACATCCTTTTCAAGAGGAAGACCCCAGTCTGTTGATTCCCGATGTATTTCATCTCCTTTTAGCAGATTTCACATGGTGCCGAGCGTCGTTTTCCATTCAAGAACAAAAGATCATGAAGATGTTCAACACTTCAGATGGCCAAAAAGTATGCATGAGATTGGTAAAGTATTTACGAGATGCCTTCATTGCACAGGTCTATGATGACAAGATCCGTGATTTAAAGCCCATTATTTCTACGTACTGGTTAAAGACAATCATGTATTGCATGTATAAAAAGTACAGAAACGTTAAGAAGGCGTGGGAATTCGATCATTTGCACCACAGGGTACTGGAAGTATTTGAAACACTCCTAGATTGCCTAGGACAGTCAAGTCTCTGTCATTTCTTTGTTCCAAATTATAACTTACTTTGGGTGAAGCAACCACATGAGCTTGAAACAGTCATGAATGGCGTGAAGTCACTTCTACAACTGTTACATTCCCTTGACAAGGGGGAGATCACCATAGATCAGGTGGAGGCGCAAGAACGTGAGGTGATGACGGAAAATCAAAAGTTGCTCTACGAAGGAAGGAGAAGTACCTTGATGGAGATGTTGCTAACATATGGCATATATGGAACGGAATCAGATTCCGATAGTGATGAGGAACTGCTATCTATACATTCATTTGCAAACCAATACCTTGACGGTATTGCAGGGCACACTGTACACATCACCGGAAAAGGACAAGATATCCTTTTCTTTGAGGATGGTGTGAGTGTGGATATTGGCATTAAAGAGGCAACTGCTTTTCTAGATGAACAACGAGAGGCTTTTGACACGTTTGTAGCAGAAGAGGACAACTAA